The Acipenser ruthenus chromosome 25, fAciRut3.2 maternal haplotype, whole genome shotgun sequence genome has a window encoding:
- the LOC131701568 gene encoding zona pellucida sperm-binding protein 1-like has translation MVWITHRPSPILCSVLHSLSTPSLLVECRYSKGNVASTGFLVKTPTALRPAPHLGVFQVQLQIAKDGTFSQFYPSSSLPVSLLLGSRVYLELRLINPTDPSLVLLVHYCIAYPRSSSAVWVLLYQGCPNVLDYGSSASLHVDGQPPNSHSKFRRRFSLRTFQFLSSGLALDEEISFMCSTEVCSPDQRVCNEGCFDGRDTPISIDPSMRLRCAGNPCPGRVLLEGG, from the exons ATGGTGTGGATCACACACCGTCCTTCTCCTATACTGTGTTCAGTGCTCCACTCTCTTTCTACCCCCAGTCTCCTTGTGGAATGTCGTTATTCTAAAGGGAACGTGGCCAGCACTGGGTTCCTGGTGAAGACCCCCACAGCCCTCCGCCCTGCCCCTCACCTGGGGGTGTTTCAGGTGCAGTTACAGATTGCTAAAG ATGGGACTTTCTCCCAGTTCTACCCCTCCTCCAGCCTGCCCGTGAGTCTCCTCCTGGGGAGCAGAGTTTACCTTGAGCTGCGTCTGATCAACCCCACTGACCCCAGCCTGGTTCTGCTGGTGCACTACTGCATTGCTTACCCACGCTCCTCCAGTGCTGTGTGGGTGCTGCTGTACCAGGG TTGTCCCAATGTCCTGGATTACGGCAGCTCTGCTTCGCTGCACGTCGACGGCCAGCCCCCCAACTCCCACTCCAAATTCAGACGACGCTTCAGTCTCCGGACATTCCAGTTCCTGAGCAGTGGGCTAGCCCTGGACGAGGAG ATCTCCTTCATGTGCTCCactgaagtctgttctccagaccaGCGCGTCTGCAATGAGGGTTGCTTTGATGGGAGAG ATACTCCCATCTCGATAGACCCCAGTATGAGACTGCGCTGTGCTGGTAATCCCTGCCCGGGGAGGGTGCTGCTGGAGGGAGGCTAG
- the LOC131701567 gene encoding uncharacterized protein LOC131701567: MKPSRGLDTSYKHPERSKRGYSLTAGTGATSGCGKTTPMCRSGQRMLPPCLLVAGLLLGFGRAALSWTGETPLLQPGNATPNLDSFHTPRPSEDDDGGETASAGPALKPEDPGLTCYEDRMTLKLPGTGVKALRVRVKNRLLPVASLAGFCKYSVTFSGGYSLFTTSFKGCNVKIQEINGISSFVLTVFFPRAGGAGLVMRCPQSTPKPLPNAACGVTTVTFELPEGPLEEVTISDRSGLEMLIKDAPDECAFYLMKGDGRNVLTISYYAKDEGCPLQTQNNTLVFHVTYKDAEGRPGSIEQRCLPFEPPAVCGPSSMSTDLPEGPLDQVFILDGKNSLVAVKANGSCGYGLVQGIGKNYFMAPYDACDVLKQNIEGHVHYSLSVSFSDVNEVTRLRHMKCRVLAKREILPPPSLPPLPAGVSVSCSEGCMTVLLPAGPLDLVKVKDDSNNLVGVQSAPSACGYTLEEKAGKTVLTVSYTACHVKTLNNLYVLTVLFTPYSSDQREVTVSSCPVPPNPIPQEGCLIPAEQQLPCGPSKLSPALCRARGCCMNPKTRRCFYPLESKHPIPLLQ; encoded by the exons ATGAAGCCCTCGCGCGGTCTCGACACCTCTTATAAACACCCAGAGCGCAGTAAGCGAGGATACAGCCTGACTGCAGGGACTGGAGCGACAAGTGGCTGCGGGAAAACAACACCAATGTGTCGGAGCGGGCAGAGGATGCTGCCGCCTTGCTTACTTGTGGCGGGCTTGCTGCTTGGATTCGGCCGGGCCGCCTTGTCTTGGACCGGGGAGACCCCGCTGCTGCAGCCCGGGAATGCGACTCCCAACCTCG ACTCCTTCCACACTCCTCGCCCAAGCGAGGACGATGACGGCGGCGAGACAGCCTCCGCCGGCCCGGCCCTTAAACCGGAGGATCCCGGATTAACCTGCTACGAGGATAGAATGACACTCAAGTTACCCGGCACTGGCGTGAAGGCGCTCCGTGTGCGAG TGAAGAATCGCCTCCTTCCAGTGGCGAGCCTGGCCGGGTTTTGCAAGTACAGCGTGACGTTTAGTGGGGGCTACAGCTTGTTCACTACGTCATTCAAGGGCTGCAACGTGAAGATACAG GAAATCAACGGGATCTCCTCCTTCGTGCTCACTGTGTTCTTCCCAAGGGCTGGGGGTGCAGGGCTGGTGATGAGGTGTCCACAGAGCACCCCCAAACCTCTCCCCAATGCAGCCTGTGGGGTCACCACTGTGACCTTTGAACTGCCAGAGGGACCCCTAGAGGAGGTCACAATCTCGG ACCGGTCTGGTTTGGAGATGCTGATCAAAGACGCCCCAGATGAATGTGCTTTCTACCTGATGAAGGGAGACGGGAGGAATGTGCTCACAATCTCTTACTATGCCAAGGATGAAGGCTGTCCTCTCCAAACACAG AACAATACCCTGGTCTTCCATGTGACGTACAAGGACGCGGAGGGACGGCCAGGCTCTATAGAGCAGAGGTGTCTCCCATTCGAACCCCCTGCTGTCTGTGGCCCCTCCAGCATGAGTACAGATCTGCCAGAGGGGCCACTAGACCAGGTCTTCATCCTGG ATGGGAAGAACAGCTTGGTTGCTGTGAAGGCCAATGGCAGCTGTGGCTATGGGCTGGTCCAGGGGATTGGGAAGAACTACTTTATGGCTCCTTACGATGCTTGTGATGTGCTGAAACAG AACATTGAAGGCCATGTCCACTACTCGCTGTCCGTTTCCTTCTCTGATGTAAACGAGGTGACTCGCTTGAGGCATATGAAGTGCCGTGTCTTGGCTAAGCGTGagatcctccctcctccctctctccctcccctccctgctggTGTCTCGGTCTCCTGCAGTGAGGGGTGCATGACGGTGCTTCTGCCTGCCGGTCCCCTCGATCTGGTCAAAGTCAAGG ATGACTCCAATAATttggttggggtgcagtctgcaCCAAGTGCGTGTGGCTACACTCTAGAGGAGAAGGCTGGAAAGACCGTCTTGACAGTGTCTTACACAGCCTGCCATGTCAAGACCTTG AATAACTTGTATGTCCTGACGGTGCTCTTCACCCCCTACTCCTCTGACCAGAGGGAGGTGACGGTATCATCCTGCCCTGTACCCCCAAATCCCATCCCCCAAGAAG GCTGTCTGATCCCAGCTGAGCAGCAGCTTCCCTGTGGCCCCTCTAAGCTCTCTCCAGCGCTGTGCCGGGCTAGAGGCTGCTGCATGAACCCCAAAACCCGCCGCTGCTTCTACCCTCTAGAGAGTAAGCACCCCATTCCTCTCCTCCAATAG